AAGTCTCCACAGAGACTGAGTGCTTGTCCAGAGTCAGTTGTGTATCCTCGTGAAGATCCGCAGCTGCGGGCTCCATCTGCACTGTGACCAGACTGGGCCCTGGAGGTCGGGCTCGGGTGTCCGACGTGTAAGGACTCTGCTCAATCACAGCCACGCAGTCGTCATCTTCAAAAGCTCTGTGCAAGGAACACGATGCTCGGATTTAATGTCTCGTTTACATATTGAGCTGAAATGATCAATTGCAAGGCCAGCGTATTGCTGCCTAGTAACAGTGTATTCACCTGTTTTCATACGTACGTCCGGCAGCTCTGCGGTCAGGGTTTCGTGCGGGTACACCCACATTTCTCTGAGCTGTTGGGGGACGCGTAATTAGGCTTTGAAGAAATTGTTACGAACTGATTTGCTCTGAATATGCTCAGAATTTAAAATAAGTGTCATGATATTTGATGTGCGGGAACTGCAAAGGGTTTTCTgacctgctcggtttgtgggtACAGGTTGATTTTTCTGGACCACGGAATAGAACATAacagtgatgaagatgaaggccAAGGATACGCCCACTCCCACAACAATAGGGATGTCATGTTTCTCCACCATGGGCAGCCATGACGGCTGGGTCACTCTGGAGTGTACAGGACAAGCAGAAGTGACATCTTGCTACACGGTTTTTGCATTAATGGTGCATTGTGCATAAAGGCCCAGGTCATACTTTCTGCATACATCTGCAGTATAGGGTCAGCGTTATGTActtattgtaaatgtaaatggcATTAATTTCTGCAGGGGTACATGCAAACCCAAAATGGACAACCGTGAGCACACCACAAGTTTGATTCCTGATGCAACAACTGCACATTGtccctgtagcacaacactttACAGTCTgattgacttcctgtttttcaaTAAACCAGCCCCGACTATTTCCTGTAAGCTGTCAGCAAAGGATGCAGAGAGAAAGTTGCAAAGACAAACCATACATCACACAGCAATGCTTTAATCCCTCTTTCATTGAAGGCCACGTTGAATCACTCAGGGCTAACTAAGTTTTAATCACCTTCCACTATCTTACAAAGGCTAAGTTTTTCAATGACCCACACTTACGATAAGAGGTTGTGTACCTGCATGCTGAAAGACACAGTGAGGGTTAGTGACATTTGGGGGGGCAGGGGcgaaaattaaaagggcaccaGTGGGGCAGGCACCACTAGTATATAatttcccacattctcacacacctgtgtatacatatacacttaaAAATGCGAAATGCAAGGCTATTCATGCTTCTGTAAGTTTAATGTCTGCTTCCTAAATTGCACACACCGAACCTTTTAAATGCATTAGTAGCATGAAATACCCATTGTTCCgtttactttttatttgacCTACCTGGGATCATTGCTGGTCATCGGTGACTGGGATGTGTTCCTCTTCAGCCACTCTGAAAGCTCAGTGTCATTGGTTGATTTGGCTGATTGAGCTGGGTCACCCTGCTGGGTCCCATTTAGTTGTACCGGCTCAGACTGGTTCAACTGTGGGACGACATCGAACTCAGGGGCCAGTGTCATCAGATTGGAGATCTCGCCATGTGTGTCGAGGGTTGAGATTGAGGGCTGTAGTGGTTGCACTGAAGATAGCTGAGGTTGGGTTCGAGGAAGTGCGGGAATGTCTGAAGTGGGTTTGGTTGTTAAGGGCTGACTGTGACCATGGGACGGCTGAGACGTGGCAACTGAAGTTGGACGTTGTTGGGGGGGCAGCTGAGGCTGGGTTGTTGGCGGCTCGAGACGGAACTTGGGTAAAAATCTTGAAATAAACAATTCTTGAGAATGAGTGTGAGGATTTTTCGATTGGGTCGGTGAAGGCTGTGGATGGTGTGGGTTTTCCATCTTGGTTTGAGAAAAGAGTGTTGAGGTTGGCTTGTGGTAAAATTGACTTTCAGTGACAGGATCTGTGATGGTTGGTGGTCCACGATGTGAAATGAAACGCGGTGCACCAATCCGCCGTAGCTGTGCGGCGTGGGGGTCTACTGACCGGGTGTCTGGGAGTAACTGCGGTGGCAAAATAGGGTGAGCGATCTGTGTGAGTAGCGGCTGAGTTGGACTACTGGTTGATTCTGGTGACATCTCAGCAACTGCTCCTCTTGAAAATGTGGGGACTGTGGACGCTCCAAGGGTTGTAGCGTCACAGGCTGATGATGTGCCTGAAGTAGTAATAAAAGACTTACAAGTggtttgtcaaataaaatcataCTGTAACATTATCTCGCACCAGTAGACgtggttgtttatttgttaagctGAATCAGTtgcatttttacagtttaaCTTTGTTGCCTCttcaaaatgaatttgttaGTTATTACAAATATTATGACTTAAGTTATTACATTTCAGGACTTGCTGAAAAGTACATACATGTGGCTTCCTTGTGCTGTGACTGCACATGATGTTGCTCAGCAAAGGAATCACTGGAAACTGGTACGTCTCCGTCATTGTTGGCGCTctagggaaaaaaaatatatcttagATACAAAATGGAAAGATTTGGCATTAACATAAATGAACTACTGTGAAGCAGTGTTATACATGAGCATGTTACAGATCATTACTACTAAAACAACTGACTTTAAagatcacacacaaacaagaaacatTCACAGCTtctgaaacacaaaatgtacGGATTTTGGAGCAAAATAACACCCACCagtgcagatttatttatttttttacctagGCTGAAGGATACAGAATATTGTCgtaatgattaataatcatGTACGACATTATTAGGTTgtaatgtataaatgtgtaaaaatgctGTTGCAGCTAATTTCAACTACTTTTAATACAATTATTCAGTCCAGGATGCACCTACAGGCTGATACAGGTGATggcaatattatttttttcccttatctttgatttcatttttgtaatttgGATGTgtgaattaatgtttttttttttaaagtttacaaagacagaaacacagattttatcaTCACAATGATCATAGTTGACAtacttactgtatgtgtttgatTCTTCCACATAACAAAATTAGTTTACAAAGTACAGCATTTCTCTCTGAAATGTCTTAAAGTAGAACATTCTACACAAGTCTCTCAGAAGTGCTTCTAAGTAGTACTTGGTATAGAATAGTATCGGCACTGAGGTATTTGGGTTAATATATAGTATCTCTCCATCACTGACGTCACCACACGagccacagtgaaaacaacatgttAACTCACAGCAGTCAAAACCAGGCTTATCTGCTTTCCTCTATCAGCTGGATGATTTTCATCTTAGggcaaaagacaaaataaaagacaaaccaAAAGAAGAGGTGAGCGCCTGTAGAACAGTTGCACAACTAATTGTCTGTGTACAAACCTATTTTCCTCAGAACACATTGAATATACATGtgataaaacagttttttatcAACTTTAACTAACCTAGTTTGccatgtgtacatgtgcatgGTAGTGCACATCAGAATATCCATATTTTAATAGGAGATTGAGCCCACAGTATATGTGATTATTCAATGTAACTTCATACTGTAATACAGGACATTAAGAATGTAATGTTCTGTCTACAGCAGCCAGAAGGCATTGAACCCTTTCTAATTCACGAATGAACAGCGAATTATTGTCAGAATACCTGTGACCGTGAGGATGACGCGTCTCTGATGTCGTCCTGCTCGGTTCTCAGCGGTGCAGTAATATTCTCCTGCATCAGCCCACTGTACACTCAGTATATGTAGAGCTCCATTTTCTGCACAACAGTGAAACAGAAACGTTTTAAGCTTTTTCAACTGTTTGTATTtgctgatgaaaataatccctAATGGCGCCACTACAGCCGCTCACCATCAACGTGCCTGTTGACACCGACAGGAGACTGTGTCTCTGCTTTGTCTCTGCTCCAGGTGTATGTGATAGGAAGAATCCCCACAGCTGTGCACGGTAGGACCACCGATGTCCCGATCCGGCAGCTCACCTGACCCATGAAGGTCACTATGATGGGGCtcactgggaaaaaaagcacaagagAAACATTTTTGCAGTCATATTCTGCGTTTTAGGATGTTCAGGTGTCATTTTACAACACAAAGATTCCCAAAAAGttatctttttaatatttgtattggTTAGAAAAGTGTACTTTTGTTGAGGATTGAGGAAATTGGTGGTGAATTAAAactgtgctttgttttaataatggtGAAAAACGTTACCAGTGACTCTTAGCGTAACTTTGTCATGACTTTGGCCCAGCGGGTTTGAGGCCGCGCACACGTACACGCCCTCATCATAGCTCCTGGCCGACTGGATGTGAAGAGTGGTATTTCTCAGTCTGTACAGAAAATTGTAAAGTTAATTCTGCCAAGGACACTAAACTAGTCAATGCACCTGTTGCACATGAACTTACCCCAGAGCAACCTTGCCTCCAGTTTGCTTGGAGTGGCCTCTCTTGATCCAGCTCATGGAGGGTAAAGGATGACCTGCAGACACCTGACACTCCAGCATCACCCGAGCACCCACAGGCACCGTCAGCAGCTGGGGCCACACTTTCACTGATGGAGGGGCTGAATTGAAGAAAATATTGAAGGAAATTCACTCTCAGTGGCCACAAGAAATCATAATTAGGCCAGAAGGTCATACCCAGGACTGTTACTGTTGCTCGTCTAGAGGTGAGAAACCTCTTCAGGTGGATGTTGGAGGCTCTGCAGAAGTAGCTCCCACTGTCAAACTCTTGGATACTGCAGAGAGAACAACGACATCAATGGGGAAACATTCACCAGCCAAAAAAACTGTCTCTGGTCCCCACACGCtgcataaaaatacatacagtacgATGCACACGCACCTGAAGAAGTAGAGGTCTCCACTCGGCAGTGGAGTTACATGTGCTGTAGATGTGAGAGGCTGGTTGTTTTTGAACCAGGTGACCTGGGCTGCTGGTCTGCTGTGTGGAGGTCTGCAGGTGACTGTCACATTCTCACCTCTCTTTACTGTCAGGTTCATGGGCTGCTGTGCAAAACTCCAGTCCATTTCTGGAAACACAATATGtgtcatactgtgtgtgtgtatacagtgtagCAGCTCCCAAAAATGTTTCCTTATTAATTGCACTTTAGTTTGTCTTATTTCCTCTTCCATCTGTCTCTGAGCCAGAGATGATGAATGTTTCTTTGATATTGAAATGGACACAAAGAGATGTATAAATCAGTAATGGATTAAATTATTAAAGCAGtttataaaataattcaaatgtaagtcaaaatgtttatatttacaaatctatttgattaaataaattgtCCAAAGCTGAAACTATACATTTCCTAAATTTCTAAATTATTTTGGgaaaaaatgcaatgaaatcTGTGGTTGATGTTAAACACATTACCAGCCACTAGTAGAAAGGCTGGTTGGGACTTGATTGTTTCTTTCTGGTTCGATGCTTCGCAGTGATACAAGCCCTCGTCCTCTTTGGCCACATTCCTGAAGAATAATATCAGCAAGTATGactcataaaaacattttgaacgGATCCAAACAGCTTCTGAGTTATGGTGGTAAAAACAGATACAGGTTAAAGTACATGCAACCGGAACTGCCACACGTGACGTGATCTGGGATATGTTAGCACTTGTTTACCCTGTAACgtaaatttttatttataatattctGTAGTGACTTATTAATGTTTAACTGTGGTGATATATTTACACatagatcaattaaaaaatataaaggaTGATAAAACCAGCTCGTATTCAGCTTTACATAATGAACTGATAGCAACAAATACCATCTTTGCATTCGGCAAAATTGCAATAATTACCCTCAATTTGATTCAATTTGTGAGACCAAACTTGAGCTTTATCTTGCAGAAGAATTTACAACACAGGTCCCAAACTCGCGGCCTGCCTCCAATATCAAGTCATAATGAagtatttctgtatgtttaaTCATTAGATTCACACTGCATCATGAATAcgtttttattgtaaagcaacacactttaattttgaaattcgGGCAAATATATCGTCACAGAGTTAGTTATTACAATGCCATGATACAGcattgttatgttgtttttttcccatcatcttcatcgt
The DNA window shown above is from Solea senegalensis isolate Sse05_10M linkage group LG5, IFAPA_SoseM_1, whole genome shotgun sequence and carries:
- the LOC122769232 gene encoding peroxidasin homolog isoform X2 — translated: MKLVFPIGSVEVGCTCSCVSIWMLPQMTSHLCLLLLSSLAVSSQLGMDNVFFSPQNQTVREGEGVFFQCVSGESSPPASISWLKDGEEVTRGRQIQGEFGGGNHKKTSGTLRLFNVTLEDDGIYICVTHNPLLNISTKSKPATLTVQGIPRRLQIIQGPDNITVAMGTEVSMHCTAHGFPVPMVHWFKNGCHLTDCSAPFSLQNNGQLLTFRNVAKEDEGLYHCEASNQKETIKSQPAFLLVAEMDWSFAQQPMNLTVKRGENVTVTCRPPHSRPAAQVTWFKNNQPLTSTAHVTPLPSGDLYFFSIQEFDSGSYFCRASNIHLKRFLTSRRATVTVLAPPSVKVWPQLLTVPVGARVMLECQVSAGHPLPSMSWIKRGHSKQTGGKVALGLRNTTLHIQSARSYDEGVYVCAASNPLGQSHDKVTLRVTVSPIIVTFMGQVSCRIGTSVVLPCTAVGILPITYTWSRDKAETQSPVGVNRHVDENGALHILSVQWADAGEYYCTAENRAGRHQRRVILTVTERQQ
- the LOC122769232 gene encoding uncharacterized protein LOC122769232 isoform X1; its protein translation is MQENITAPLRTEQDDIRDASSSRSQSANNDGDVPVSSDSFAEQHHVQSQHKEATCTSSACDATTLGASTVPTFSRGAVAEMSPESTSSPTQPLLTQIAHPILPPQLLPDTRSVDPHAAQLRRIGAPRFISHRGPPTITDPVTESQFYHKPTSTLFSQTKMENPHHPQPSPTQSKNPHTHSQELFISRFLPKFRLEPPTTQPQLPPQQRPTSVATSQPSHGHSQPLTTKPTSDIPALPRTQPQLSSVQPLQPSISTLDTHGEISNLMTLAPEFDVVPQLNQSEPVQLNGTQQGDPAQSAKSTNDTELSEWLKRNTSQSPMTSNDPRVTQPSWLPMVEKHDIPIVVGVGVSLAFIFITVMFYSVVQKNQPVPTNRAAQRNVGVPARNPDRRAAGRTYENRAFEDDDCVAVIEQSPYTSDTRARPPGPSLVTVQMEPAAADLHEDTQLTLDKHSVSVETYHESILDTKIDPSLEEETGCTMSQPNIQLQCAEDWTSNRGDNHSLCQDPLPPPLSLPSCSPSPSPPSRREEGLHTSLTLQSPEQCAAPLHHSLSISHGNPPLLLSHHLSLGLTTVAVDVHFYPPATASAAAGTSTGTQVNSVSHST